Proteins found in one Verrucomicrobiia bacterium genomic segment:
- the ftsZ gene encoding cell division protein FtsZ — MNFSDISGNKALTIRVFGVGGAGGNALTRLLVNPPGDAKLTVLNTDSQALVACPVPDKHSLGAADMRGLGAGGDPAMGQAAAEADEEQLKAMCTGADLVFIVAGLGGGTGTGASPVLARIAREAGALVLAVVTLPFDCEGSRRRKQALLGLEHLKAEADGVICLPNQKVFQLIDENTSLVNTFEFTNELIADGVRGIWRLVTQTGLINIDFADLRSALKGRHAESFFATAEATGPQRAKEIVEKILASPLLEGGEMLTGAQSVLVSIMGGSDLSMAEVNRIMEQVNRHAEGAHLILGAAIDSHYDERLSVTLVASRFQVDAPASPDKIEIPRSVAADAPEMQTHFLRRAESLQHTQRFVAPAPEFSAEKTQELLQAKGGRRRKNASAFQQQLPLEVVSKGRFEKSEPTIHKGEDLDVPTYIRRGILLN; from the coding sequence ATGAACTTCTCAGATATAAGCGGAAACAAGGCGCTGACGATCCGTGTCTTTGGCGTGGGTGGTGCTGGCGGCAATGCGTTGACGCGGTTGCTGGTGAATCCGCCTGGTGACGCGAAACTCACGGTGCTGAACACCGATTCGCAAGCACTGGTGGCTTGCCCGGTGCCGGACAAGCATTCGCTGGGTGCAGCAGACATGCGTGGATTGGGAGCGGGAGGTGATCCGGCAATGGGACAAGCGGCGGCGGAAGCGGATGAGGAACAGCTCAAGGCGATGTGCACGGGAGCGGATTTGGTGTTCATCGTGGCTGGTCTGGGTGGTGGCACGGGTACGGGGGCGAGTCCGGTATTGGCACGCATCGCACGGGAAGCGGGCGCTTTGGTGCTGGCGGTGGTGACGTTGCCGTTCGATTGCGAAGGCAGTCGCCGTCGCAAGCAGGCTTTGCTGGGCTTGGAACATTTAAAGGCTGAGGCGGATGGTGTCATTTGTCTGCCGAACCAGAAGGTGTTTCAGTTGATCGATGAGAACACGAGTTTGGTGAACACGTTCGAGTTCACGAATGAATTGATCGCGGACGGTGTGCGCGGCATCTGGCGGCTCGTGACGCAGACGGGGTTGATCAATATCGATTTTGCGGACTTGCGCTCAGCCTTGAAGGGACGTCATGCGGAGAGTTTTTTTGCCACGGCAGAGGCGACTGGTCCTCAACGGGCGAAGGAGATCGTGGAGAAGATCTTGGCGAGTCCGCTACTGGAAGGCGGCGAGATGCTGACGGGTGCGCAATCCGTGCTGGTGAGCATCATGGGCGGTTCTGATCTTTCGATGGCGGAAGTGAACCGCATCATGGAGCAAGTGAACCGCCATGCTGAAGGCGCGCATCTGATCCTAGGTGCGGCGATCGATTCACATTATGACGAGCGCTTGAGCGTGACGCTGGTGGCGTCGCGTTTCCAGGTGGATGCACCTGCTTCGCCGGACAAGATCGAGATACCGCGCAGTGTGGCGGCGGATGCGCCGGAGATGCAGACGCATTTCCTGCGTCGTGCGGAATCGTTGCAGCATACGCAACGCTTCGTGGCTCCGGCACCGGAGTTTTCTGCCGAGAAGACACAGGAGCTTTTGCAGGCGAAGGGCGGGCGGCGCCGGAAGAATGCGAGCGCGTTCCAGCAACAATTGCCGCTGGAAGTGGTGTCTAAGGGACGTTTTGAGAAGAGCGAGCCGACGATCCATAAGGGTGAGGATCTGGATGTGCCGACGTATATCCGGCGGGGGATTTTGCTGAATTGA
- the ftsA gene encoding cell division protein FtsA — translation MFDSANIIVGLEIGTSKVCAAVGELNENGALSVIGIGQSKSRGVRKGEITDATVTEEDIRNAIVEAEQMADVEIRSVYLGVTGSHIRGFNNHGVHPVVSADREINEDDVQDVVRNAKAVNLPAENYVVHAIRQHFTVDGQSGVQNPVGMLGARVEIDVHVIHGNLNRIKNSIRTVKGLQLEVEEVVFGGLASSLAVLNNTQKELGALVIDMGAGTTEYVVYNNGVVKHTGVLAVGGDHISNDLAYGLKLPLGRAEQLKIEHGGAIMEDALRGKSIALSNEVGLPARTVNCDHLRRIMSLRIEETLQLIDQDLARQGLHEYLRAGVIICGGGARIPGIQDLAERVFQMPVMLGQACSISGLSDALKQAEFATTIGLVKFGSLQQKNKTGKGSLFSGIKETFGSLMPGRRG, via the coding sequence ATGTTTGATTCCGCCAACATCATAGTCGGCCTCGAGATCGGCACCTCCAAGGTGTGTGCTGCCGTCGGCGAGTTGAACGAGAACGGCGCGCTGAGCGTCATCGGCATCGGCCAATCGAAGTCTCGCGGTGTGCGCAAGGGTGAGATCACGGACGCGACCGTCACCGAGGAGGATATCCGCAATGCCATCGTGGAAGCAGAGCAGATGGCTGATGTGGAGATCCGCAGCGTGTATCTGGGCGTGACGGGCAGCCATATCCGCGGCTTCAACAATCATGGTGTGCATCCGGTCGTTTCGGCGGATCGTGAGATCAATGAGGATGATGTGCAGGATGTGGTGCGTAATGCGAAGGCGGTTAATCTGCCCGCAGAGAATTATGTGGTGCATGCCATCCGCCAGCATTTCACGGTGGATGGGCAGAGCGGTGTCCAGAATCCGGTAGGTATGCTCGGTGCGCGCGTGGAGATCGATGTACATGTGATTCATGGCAATCTGAACCGCATCAAGAACTCGATTCGCACGGTGAAAGGATTGCAGCTCGAGGTAGAAGAGGTGGTGTTTGGCGGATTGGCTTCATCGTTGGCAGTGTTGAACAACACGCAGAAGGAATTAGGCGCACTGGTCATCGACATGGGTGCTGGCACTACGGAATACGTGGTCTACAACAACGGCGTGGTGAAGCATACGGGGGTGCTGGCGGTGGGTGGTGACCATATCTCGAATGATCTGGCGTATGGTCTGAAATTGCCGCTCGGTCGTGCGGAGCAACTCAAAATTGAGCATGGTGGGGCGATCATGGAAGATGCGTTGCGCGGCAAATCCATCGCGTTGAGCAATGAGGTCGGTCTGCCGGCGCGCACGGTGAATTGCGATCATCTGCGTCGCATCATGTCGTTGCGCATCGAGGAGACGTTGCAGCTCATAGACCAAGATTTAGCGCGGCAAGGGTTGCATGAGTATCTGCGCGCGGGCGTGATCATCTGTGGTGGTGGGGCACGCATTCCGGGCATCCAAGACTTGGCGGAGCGGGTGTTCCAGATGCCGGTGATGCTGGGGCAGGCTTGCTCAATCAGCGGTTTGAGCGATGCGCTGAAGCAGGCGGAATTCGCGACGACTATTGGGTTGGTGAAATTCGGTTCGTTGCAGCAGAAGAACAAGACGGGCAAGGGCAGTCTGTTCTCTGGAATCAAAGAAACCTTTGGCTCGTTGATGCCGGGACGGCGCGGCTAA
- a CDS encoding FtsQ-type POTRA domain-containing protein, whose translation MMFFGKQTKNRRLKRDNVLEVKLRSEQVRKERLKLASGVIAVCLTLIIGGLAIWRGGEWCMDRLVYENDAFAIKTVDVKTDGVLSPDVIRAWSQIKTNANLLALDLKQVKDYLELAPMIQHVSVERVLPSSLRIRVTERVPVAQVYTLRRPVNSNRYEPFIYHLDANGFVMLPVGNNLRSEPTPAGEWFPTITGVPASELRPGKLLEVPQIQDALKLVVAFENSPMFGLVDLKQVDVSEPEVLKVSTLQGNEVVFRLKDFEGQFQRWRMAFDYAQRVGQRLGVLDLSVTNNVPMLYAQRSDAPIPAPKPKTTRTRKKNV comes from the coding sequence ATGATGTTTTTTGGCAAACAAACTAAGAACCGGCGGCTGAAGCGCGATAACGTGCTGGAGGTGAAGCTGCGCTCTGAACAGGTGCGTAAAGAGCGCCTGAAGCTGGCGAGCGGCGTGATCGCGGTGTGCCTGACGCTGATCATCGGTGGCCTGGCGATCTGGCGTGGCGGCGAGTGGTGCATGGACCGCCTGGTGTATGAGAATGATGCTTTCGCCATCAAGACGGTGGATGTGAAGACGGATGGTGTGCTTTCACCGGATGTGATCCGGGCGTGGTCGCAAATCAAGACGAACGCCAATCTGCTCGCGCTCGATCTTAAGCAAGTGAAGGACTATCTGGAACTTGCGCCGATGATCCAGCATGTGTCGGTGGAGCGCGTGTTACCCTCCAGCTTGCGCATCCGTGTTACGGAGCGTGTGCCAGTGGCGCAGGTCTATACGTTGCGCCGTCCGGTGAACAGCAACCGTTATGAGCCGTTTATCTATCATCTGGATGCGAATGGTTTTGTGATGCTGCCGGTGGGCAATAATCTGCGTTCGGAACCGACTCCAGCAGGCGAATGGTTCCCGACAATCACGGGTGTTCCAGCGAGTGAATTGCGTCCGGGCAAGCTGCTGGAAGTGCCGCAGATCCAGGATGCGTTGAAGCTGGTGGTGGCGTTTGAGAATTCGCCGATGTTTGGCTTAGTAGATTTGAAACAGGTAGATGTCTCGGAGCCGGAGGTGCTGAAGGTCTCCACTTTGCAGGGGAATGAAGTGGTGTTCCGATTGAAAGATTTTGAAGGGCAGTTCCAGCGCTGGCGCATGGCGTTTGATTACGCGCAACGTGTCGGCCAGCGGTTGGGAGTGCTGGACCTTTCGGTGACGAACAACGTCCCCATGCTTTACGCGCAACGCTCGGATGCGCCCATCCCCGCGCCCAAGCCCAAAACCACCCGAACCCGCAAAAAGAATGTTTGA
- a CDS encoding D-alanine--D-alanine ligase, which translates to MSGKLHITVMLGGPSAEREVSLRTGAAVAQALRSLGHKVDELDPKAPGWKLAEGTQVVFLALHGTYGEDGTVQAELEKLGMPYTGCGVEASKLAFDKVLTKKRCVEKGVPTAAFAVFQSAGELMPAHLQPPLVIKPVRQGSSVGLQFVDTKEQWPTALKAALEHDTEVLAEERIMGRETTVGILGGQVLPVVEVRPKQGAYDYTNKYTAGRTEYLCPAPFDEKTTKAIQAAALGAFNSIGGRDYSRVDVMVRENGEPIVLEVNTLPGMTETSLLPKAAAAIGLSYAELCQRMVDLALVRN; encoded by the coding sequence ATGAGCGGGAAGTTGCATATCACGGTGATGTTGGGCGGACCTTCCGCCGAGCGTGAAGTGTCGTTGCGCACAGGCGCGGCGGTGGCGCAGGCATTGCGCAGTCTGGGGCACAAAGTGGATGAGTTGGACCCGAAAGCACCGGGCTGGAAATTGGCCGAAGGCACTCAGGTGGTGTTCCTCGCGTTGCACGGGACTTACGGTGAGGACGGCACGGTGCAGGCGGAATTGGAGAAGCTCGGAATGCCTTACACGGGTTGCGGTGTGGAAGCGAGCAAGCTGGCTTTTGACAAGGTGCTGACGAAGAAGCGGTGCGTGGAGAAGGGCGTGCCGACGGCAGCTTTTGCGGTGTTCCAATCAGCCGGTGAACTGATGCCTGCGCATTTGCAACCGCCGCTGGTGATCAAGCCGGTGCGGCAGGGATCAAGCGTGGGTTTGCAATTCGTGGATACGAAAGAGCAGTGGCCGACGGCGTTGAAAGCGGCGTTGGAGCATGACACGGAGGTGCTCGCGGAAGAGCGCATCATGGGTCGCGAGACGACGGTGGGCATTCTTGGCGGACAGGTTTTGCCGGTGGTGGAAGTGCGGCCGAAGCAGGGGGCTTACGATTACACGAACAAGTACACGGCGGGTCGCACAGAGTATCTGTGCCCGGCCCCGTTCGATGAAAAGACAACGAAGGCCATCCAAGCGGCGGCGCTGGGGGCGTTCAATTCCATCGGCGGGCGTGATTATTCCCGTGTGGATGTGATGGTGCGGGAGAATGGGGAACCAATCGTGCTGGAAGTCAACACACTACCCGGCATGACGGAAACGAGTTTGCTGCCCAAGGCGGCGGCGGCGATTGGGTTGAGCTATGCGGAGTTGTGCCAGCGTATGGTCGATCTGGCACTGGTGAGGAATTGA
- the murB gene encoding UDP-N-acetylmuramate dehydrogenase, translated as MKRLTTSEVAALLAAAPAGATVHLVGAGGCGMSGLGHLLLDLGFGVSGSDLADGEEVRQLRGRGARIYEGHAGRIVEEHRPVLAVYTSAVRLDNPELVAAERLEIPIVRRAVLLAALLHQQRGICVAGMHGKTTTASLLSFALKQLNAQPSYAVGALVPQLGRHAMFSLNGLAVSSANGARSGFAVEDRESTPHFVIEADESDGTLREFHPEHAIILNVDEEHLDYFANLDAICEEFNRFAGQTRGFVAYCADDPRLVSMFAQRPNSVSFGFNPLATYRIEQRKPTGTYSNAFELWRGEERLGEFNLSLVGEKNVSNAAGAAALLHTLGHPMEDIAKALVPFKGAARRQQELYRDEAVRVFDDYGHHPEEIETTLRALKGLAKGRLLVAFQPHRYTRTQHLLGKFATAFKRADCLWINEIYAASEPPIPGVSGELLADTVRQTGQVVEFAPTLGDLKKQIKAVLRPGDLVLFLGAGDITKAAHEFAVELKTGMSGFESSALDELVTKLSPETLCRRDEPLAKRTTLRVGGKADLFIEPRNEAELAEIVRFCQARKVPYFMLGRGSNLLIRDGGIRGVVISLAHEHFSRIAIEGLRLTCGAGARLKNVAQEAKRRGIAGMEFMEGIPGNIGGGLRMNAGAMQSEMFAVVESVRFMDRAGNIHERPASEVPVEYRHCALFDDNIALGVVLCGKADEPTAIDGRMQAYSQKRWASQPAKPSAGCIFKNPAVIPAGKLVDELGLKGTRVGGAVVSAEHGNFIVNDGSATAKDVLALIEVIKQKVRQARGIEMRTEVQIIGED; from the coding sequence GTGAAGCGTTTGACAACCAGTGAAGTGGCGGCATTGCTGGCGGCGGCACCAGCGGGCGCGACGGTCCATCTCGTGGGCGCAGGCGGGTGCGGCATGAGCGGGCTCGGGCATCTCCTGCTGGACCTCGGCTTCGGCGTCTCCGGTTCCGATCTGGCGGATGGCGAAGAAGTGCGGCAACTGCGTGGTCGGGGTGCGCGCATCTACGAGGGACACGCCGGACGGATCGTAGAAGAGCATCGTCCGGTGCTGGCGGTTTATACATCGGCTGTTCGTCTGGATAATCCTGAATTGGTCGCTGCGGAGCGTTTGGAGATTCCGATTGTACGTCGGGCGGTTTTACTGGCAGCATTGTTGCATCAGCAGCGCGGGATTTGTGTGGCGGGAATGCATGGGAAGACGACGACGGCATCGTTGCTGTCTTTCGCGCTCAAGCAATTGAACGCGCAACCGAGTTACGCAGTCGGTGCCTTGGTGCCGCAACTGGGACGGCACGCGATGTTTTCGTTGAACGGCTTGGCGGTGAGTTCGGCCAATGGTGCGCGGAGTGGGTTTGCGGTGGAAGATCGGGAAAGCACTCCGCATTTCGTCATCGAGGCGGATGAGAGCGATGGCACATTGCGTGAGTTTCATCCGGAGCACGCGATCATCCTGAATGTGGATGAGGAACATTTGGATTACTTCGCGAACTTGGATGCGATCTGCGAGGAGTTCAACCGGTTCGCTGGGCAGACGCGTGGTTTCGTGGCTTATTGCGCGGATGATCCGCGGCTGGTGTCGATGTTCGCTCAACGTCCGAACAGCGTTTCGTTCGGATTCAATCCGCTGGCGACGTATCGCATCGAGCAACGCAAGCCGACTGGGACTTACAGTAACGCTTTCGAGCTGTGGCGCGGGGAAGAGCGGTTGGGCGAGTTCAATCTGTCGCTCGTTGGCGAGAAGAATGTGTCCAATGCGGCGGGTGCGGCGGCATTGCTGCATACGCTGGGGCATCCGATGGAAGACATCGCGAAGGCGTTGGTTCCGTTCAAGGGCGCGGCACGGCGGCAGCAGGAGCTTTATCGGGATGAGGCGGTGCGGGTATTCGATGATTACGGGCATCACCCGGAAGAGATTGAGACGACATTGCGGGCGTTGAAGGGATTGGCGAAGGGACGGTTGCTGGTGGCGTTCCAGCCGCATCGCTACACGCGCACGCAACATCTGCTGGGCAAGTTTGCGACGGCGTTCAAGCGGGCGGATTGCCTGTGGATCAATGAGATTTACGCGGCGAGCGAGCCGCCGATTCCCGGTGTGAGCGGCGAGTTGTTGGCGGATACTGTACGGCAGACGGGGCAGGTGGTGGAATTCGCGCCAACACTGGGTGACCTGAAAAAGCAGATTAAAGCTGTACTTCGCCCGGGTGACTTGGTTCTATTTTTAGGTGCGGGAGACATCACGAAGGCGGCGCATGAATTTGCGGTAGAATTGAAGACGGGCATGAGCGGATTTGAGTCCAGCGCGTTGGATGAATTGGTGACGAAGCTGTCACCGGAAACGCTGTGCCGTCGTGATGAACCTTTGGCCAAGCGCACGACTTTGCGCGTGGGTGGCAAGGCGGACTTGTTCATCGAGCCGCGCAATGAAGCGGAGTTGGCGGAGATCGTGCGGTTTTGCCAGGCGCGCAAGGTGCCGTATTTCATGCTGGGTCGCGGCTCGAATCTGTTAATCCGGGACGGCGGCATCCGGGGCGTGGTGATTTCTTTGGCGCATGAACATTTTAGTCGAATTGCGATCGAGGGATTGCGTCTGACGTGCGGTGCGGGTGCACGCTTGAAGAATGTGGCGCAGGAAGCGAAGCGTCGCGGCATCGCAGGCATGGAATTCATGGAAGGCATTCCGGGTAATATCGGCGGCGGTTTGCGGATGAATGCGGGAGCAATGCAGTCCGAGATGTTCGCGGTGGTGGAGTCGGTGCGGTTCATGGATCGCGCGGGCAACATTCATGAGCGTCCGGCAAGCGAGGTGCCGGTGGAATACCGGCATTGCGCGTTGTTCGATGACAATATCGCTCTTGGCGTGGTCTTGTGCGGGAAAGCGGATGAACCGACGGCAATCGACGGGCGGATGCAGGCCTACAGCCAGAAGCGTTGGGCATCGCAACCGGCCAAACCGAGTGCGGGTTGCATCTTCAAGAATCCGGCGGTGATCCCGGCGGGCAAGCTGGTGGATGAACTGGGCTTGAAGGGCACGCGGGTGGGTGGCGCGGTGGTGTCTGCCGAGCATGGAAATTTTATTGTGAACGATGGTTCAGCGACGGCGAAGGACGTGTTGGCGTTGATCGAAGTCATCAAACAAAAGGTGCGGCAGGCGCGCGGTATCGAGATGCGCACGGAAGTGCAGATCATCGGGGAAGATTAA
- a CDS encoding UDP-N-acetylglucosamine--N-acetylmuramyl-(pentapeptide) pyrophosphoryl-undecaprenol N-acetylglucosamine transferase — protein MDAKTPTPSIVIACGGTGGHLFPGLAVAEELLMRRCQVTLMVSPKDVDQQAVKAVRGMEIVTLPAIGLQRGKCFQFFWKFWQSRQLCMARFRKQTPHAVLAMGGFTSVAPILAGKGFKAKTFLHDSNTIPGRANRWLAPKVDQSFTWFPQTEAHLKSPKVTSVGMPVRNQFEPLDPAGCKTALGFNSQKPLLLIMGGSQGARGVNELVMRTLPNLALMSPDLQYLHLTGTEDFERVKAAYAGQRVKAMVYPFFREMEMAMGAASVAISRAGASSLAEIAAMRLPSVLVPFPQAADNHQYHNARAFVDSNAARLMEQKDGNPEALKLVLLELIGNRTTREAIGFALAKWHTPQAAATMAETILQSIRLRRGGALSNGAGVGATAAADAVAGR, from the coding sequence ATGGACGCCAAAACACCAACGCCCTCCATCGTGATCGCCTGTGGCGGCACGGGGGGACACCTCTTTCCCGGTCTCGCAGTGGCCGAGGAACTGTTGATGCGTCGTTGTCAGGTGACGTTGATGGTGTCGCCGAAGGACGTTGATCAGCAAGCGGTGAAAGCGGTGCGAGGGATGGAAATCGTCACGCTCCCGGCCATCGGTCTGCAACGAGGGAAATGTTTTCAGTTCTTTTGGAAATTCTGGCAATCGCGGCAGTTGTGCATGGCGCGGTTCCGCAAGCAGACACCGCATGCAGTGCTGGCGATGGGCGGGTTCACGAGCGTGGCTCCGATTCTGGCGGGCAAGGGTTTTAAGGCGAAGACGTTCTTGCACGATTCAAACACGATTCCCGGTCGGGCGAATCGGTGGTTGGCTCCGAAAGTAGACCAATCGTTCACATGGTTTCCGCAGACGGAAGCGCACTTGAAATCACCCAAGGTGACGAGCGTGGGGATGCCGGTGCGGAACCAGTTCGAGCCTTTGGACCCGGCGGGTTGCAAGACGGCGTTGGGTTTCAATTCGCAGAAACCGTTGCTGCTCATCATGGGTGGCAGCCAGGGCGCACGCGGAGTGAATGAGTTGGTGATGCGGACGTTGCCGAACTTGGCGCTGATGTCGCCAGACCTGCAATACCTGCACCTGACGGGCACGGAAGATTTTGAACGGGTGAAGGCGGCGTATGCGGGGCAGAGGGTGAAGGCGATGGTGTATCCTTTCTTCCGCGAGATGGAGATGGCGATGGGCGCGGCCTCGGTGGCGATCAGCCGGGCCGGGGCTTCTTCGCTGGCTGAGATCGCGGCGATGCGGTTGCCATCAGTGCTGGTGCCGTTCCCGCAAGCGGCGGACAACCATCAGTATCATAATGCGCGGGCGTTCGTGGACAGCAATGCGGCGCGGTTGATGGAGCAGAAGGACGGCAATCCTGAGGCGTTGAAGCTGGTGTTGCTGGAACTGATCGGGAACCGCACGACGCGTGAAGCGATCGGGTTTGCGTTGGCCAAATGGCACACACCGCAGGCAGCGGCGACCATGGCGGAAACAATTTTGCAATCGATACGGCTGAGGCGTGGTGGCGCGCTCAGTAACGGTGCTGGCGTTGGGGCGACGGCAGCAGCGGATGCAGTGGCAGGACGTTGA
- the ftsW gene encoding putative lipid II flippase FtsW, translating to MRTAITILIFCVGALLSLGMVMLYSSSTVQVGARYLVMQLIWCVAGLIGCVFVASQDYQKLKKYVWWFYALAAVMLVLVLIPGIGLKINGARRWFDLGVARLQPSEFAKIALIFMLAWYGERFQRQMPGFKQGLVIPGAFAAVLIGLIFIEPDRGTAILLSAITCVLLLVAGVRMRFFVPPVVVGIVALGFSIWHDPMRMKRVFSWLYLEENKEGVGYQAWQAMIALGSGGWSGLGLGNGRQKLGFVPEHHTDFILSIIGEELGLIATIGVVIGFVGIVACGVYIASKAKDTFGRLLATGITFLIGLQAFINIGVVTSALPNKGISLPFISYGGSNLLVMLTAVGLLLSVARQAPSPVEAEIKGTSDLPNEALGTPQTT from the coding sequence ATGAGAACTGCCATCACCATATTAATCTTCTGCGTGGGCGCCTTGCTCTCGCTGGGGATGGTGATGCTGTACTCCTCCAGCACGGTGCAGGTAGGTGCGCGCTATCTGGTGATGCAATTGATCTGGTGTGTGGCAGGCCTGATCGGGTGTGTCTTTGTAGCGTCGCAAGACTATCAAAAGCTGAAGAAGTATGTGTGGTGGTTCTATGCTCTGGCAGCCGTGATGCTGGTGCTGGTGCTCATCCCGGGCATCGGCCTGAAAATCAATGGTGCGCGACGCTGGTTTGATCTCGGCGTCGCGCGCCTGCAACCTTCGGAGTTCGCCAAGATCGCGCTCATCTTCATGCTCGCGTGGTATGGAGAGCGCTTTCAACGGCAGATGCCGGGGTTCAAACAGGGTTTGGTCATTCCTGGTGCTTTTGCTGCAGTTCTCATCGGTTTGATCTTCATCGAACCGGATCGCGGCACGGCCATTTTGCTTTCGGCGATCACCTGTGTGCTGTTGCTGGTGGCGGGTGTGCGCATGCGTTTCTTTGTTCCGCCAGTGGTGGTCGGCATTGTCGCTCTCGGATTTTCCATCTGGCATGATCCGATGCGCATGAAGCGCGTCTTCAGTTGGCTCTACCTGGAAGAGAACAAAGAGGGCGTGGGTTATCAGGCCTGGCAGGCGATGATCGCCTTGGGCTCAGGTGGTTGGAGTGGATTGGGCTTGGGCAATGGGCGGCAGAAGCTCGGCTTTGTACCAGAGCATCATACAGATTTCATCCTCTCAATCATCGGTGAAGAATTGGGATTAATCGCTACGATCGGTGTGGTGATCGGGTTTGTGGGCATCGTGGCTTGTGGTGTTTATATCGCGAGCAAGGCCAAGGATACGTTTGGCCGGTTGCTGGCGACGGGTATCACGTTTTTGATCGGGTTGCAGGCGTTCATCAACATCGGGGTGGTCACAAGCGCCTTGCCAAACAAGGGGATTTCTCTGCCGTTCATCAGTTACGGCGGCTCCAATTTGCTGGTGATGCTGACGGCGGTGGGCTTGTTGTTGAGTGTCGCGCGACAAGCTCCTTCGCCGGTGGAAGCGGAAATCAAAGGTACGAGCGATTTGCCGAACGAGGCGCTGGGCACGCCTCAAACTACCTGA
- a CDS encoding LysM peptidoglycan-binding domain-containing protein — translation MSASPNPLVPQGSLQQQSGTAKSKVRVAVFSIVAVHVVLLVGVLMQGGCKKDEPKPEITADQPTAPTDPFHTDPAALAPSNTTDAPIGSTPAPAVDPFAQPGAPAVSTPATPASPMAVSPSAPTPGVVMTPDVIAPVPPTTLDPAPSLQQYTIAKGDNFYTIAKKNNTTTKKIIDANPNVDPAKLKIGQKINVPVSASTPAPATVSGGAAPVAVSSNGGSTTTVTHEVKSGDTLYGIAKKYGTTAKAIKSSNGLKTDRINVGQKLKVVSKLAASPSPEPVISAPASVPVVSPITPLPPATN, via the coding sequence ATGTCAGCAAGCCCAAACCCATTAGTCCCGCAGGGTTCCCTGCAACAACAGTCTGGCACGGCCAAGTCCAAGGTCCGTGTCGCCGTTTTCAGCATCGTCGCCGTGCATGTCGTCCTCTTGGTCGGCGTCTTGATGCAAGGCGGCTGCAAGAAGGACGAGCCGAAGCCCGAAATCACGGCGGATCAACCCACTGCTCCTACGGATCCGTTCCACACGGACCCGGCGGCCTTGGCCCCGTCCAACACTACGGATGCTCCGATCGGCAGCACTCCTGCCCCTGCGGTTGATCCTTTCGCTCAACCGGGAGCGCCGGCTGTTTCCACGCCTGCTACTCCTGCATCGCCAATGGCTGTTTCGCCGAGCGCTCCGACGCCGGGCGTCGTTATGACTCCCGATGTGATTGCTCCTGTGCCGCCAACCACCTTGGACCCGGCACCTTCTTTGCAGCAATATACGATCGCCAAAGGTGACAATTTCTACACGATCGCGAAAAAGAACAACACGACGACGAAGAAGATCATAGACGCGAATCCGAACGTGGATCCCGCCAAGCTAAAGATCGGCCAAAAAATCAATGTGCCAGTTTCTGCTTCGACTCCGGCACCCGCTACGGTTTCCGGTGGGGCGGCACCAGTCGCGGTGTCCTCCAATGGTGGTTCAACGACTACGGTGACACATGAGGTAAAGTCAGGTGACACGCTTTACGGCATTGCCAAAAAATACGGCACAACAGCCAAAGCCATCAAATCCTCCAATGGTTTGAAGACCGATCGCATCAATGTGGGCCAGAAACTCAAGGTCGTCTCCAAGTTGGCTGCGTCTCCCTCGCCAGAGCCTGTGATCTCCGCTCCGGCCTCGGTGCCAGTGGTATCCCCCATCACCCCGTTGCCTCCCGCCACGAACTGA